In Variovorax sp. J2L1-78, the following are encoded in one genomic region:
- a CDS encoding ABC transporter permease → MNLQWLQGLGALGVRLGKMVAVILLIAIFNFMLVRAAPGDPALVMAGQSGATDEAFLKRVRAEYGLDQPMPTQLATYLGKVVRLDLGYSHRQQRTVLSAILERLPATLLLTLSAFAISLVGGVVLGSLAGVRAGKLSDTLISLIALVIYATPVFWLGLMLVLLFSVQLGWLPAFGYETIGVTMSTWAGIVDKLRHLALPAFTLGMLYLAIYARLMRSSIIEVSHQDYVKTARAKGASDGRILWRHMLRNALLPVVTMAGVQAGTLIGGSVVIETVFAWPGLGRLTYDAVLQRDYQVMLGVFLVLSVLVIFFNWLTDLLYRVIDPRIKAA, encoded by the coding sequence ATGAATCTTCAATGGCTCCAAGGCCTGGGCGCACTCGGCGTGCGCCTGGGCAAGATGGTGGCGGTCATCCTGCTGATCGCCATCTTCAACTTCATGCTGGTGCGCGCGGCGCCCGGCGACCCCGCGCTCGTGATGGCGGGCCAGTCCGGCGCCACCGACGAGGCCTTCCTCAAGCGCGTGCGCGCGGAATACGGCCTCGACCAGCCGATGCCCACGCAGCTCGCCACCTACCTCGGCAAGGTGGTGCGGCTCGACCTGGGCTATTCGCACCGGCAGCAACGCACCGTGCTCAGCGCCATCCTCGAGCGCCTGCCCGCTACCTTGCTGCTGACCCTCTCGGCCTTCGCCATCTCGCTCGTGGGCGGCGTGGTGCTGGGCAGCCTGGCCGGTGTGCGCGCCGGGAAGCTGTCCGACACCCTCATCAGCCTGATCGCGCTGGTGATCTACGCGACCCCCGTCTTCTGGCTCGGCCTGATGCTGGTGCTGCTGTTCTCCGTGCAGCTGGGCTGGCTGCCGGCCTTCGGCTACGAGACCATCGGCGTGACCATGAGCACCTGGGCCGGCATCGTCGACAAGCTCAGGCACCTGGCGCTGCCCGCCTTCACGCTGGGCATGCTGTACCTGGCCATCTATGCGCGGCTGATGCGCTCGTCGATCATCGAAGTGAGCCACCAGGACTACGTGAAGACCGCGCGCGCCAAGGGCGCATCGGATGGCCGCATCCTGTGGCGCCACATGCTGCGCAATGCGCTGTTGCCCGTCGTCACGATGGCGGGCGTGCAGGCCGGCACGCTGATCGGCGGCTCGGTCGTGATCGAGACCGTGTTCGCCTGGCCCGGCCTCGGCCGCCTCACCTACGACGCCGTGCTGCAGCGCGACTACCAGGTGATGCTGGGCGTGTTCCTGGTGCTGTCGGTGCTGGTGATCTTCTTCAACTGGCTGACCGATCTTCTCTACCGGGTCATTGATCCACGCATCAAGGCCGCCTGA
- a CDS encoding ABC transporter permease — translation MKAIVQSFLRHPSGMLGLVILLAVIVLAVTAPVFFPGDPWDTVAAPFTPPQTDGMLLGSDSLGRDIASGIAHGTRVSLMIGVISTFVALVIGVVVGALSGYVGGRVGEWLMRFTELFQTIPAFMLCILLVAILEPSIRTVVIAIALVSWPQVARLTRGEFLALKEREFVQAARCQGESPLSLIVRYILPNALSPIIVAGSLAVASAILIESALSFMGLGDPNLMSWGFMIGSARTMLRQAWWMSFFPGLAILLTVLAINLVGEGLNDVLNPRISRQ, via the coding sequence ATGAAAGCCATCGTCCAATCCTTCCTGCGCCACCCGAGCGGCATGCTCGGCCTGGTGATCCTGCTGGCGGTGATCGTGCTGGCCGTGACCGCGCCCGTCTTCTTCCCGGGCGACCCCTGGGACACCGTGGCCGCACCGTTCACGCCGCCGCAGACCGACGGCATGCTGCTGGGCAGCGACAGCCTGGGCCGCGACATCGCCTCAGGCATCGCGCACGGCACGCGCGTGTCGCTGATGATCGGCGTCATCTCCACCTTCGTCGCACTGGTGATCGGCGTGGTGGTCGGGGCGCTCTCGGGCTACGTGGGCGGGCGTGTCGGCGAATGGCTGATGCGCTTCACCGAGCTGTTCCAGACCATCCCGGCCTTCATGCTGTGCATCCTGCTGGTGGCGATCCTGGAGCCATCGATCCGCACGGTCGTGATCGCCATCGCGCTGGTGAGCTGGCCGCAGGTCGCGCGCCTCACGCGGGGCGAGTTCCTCGCGCTGAAGGAACGCGAGTTCGTGCAGGCGGCGCGCTGCCAGGGCGAATCGCCGCTGTCGCTGATCGTGCGCTACATCCTGCCGAATGCGCTGTCGCCGATCATCGTGGCGGGCTCGCTGGCCGTCGCGAGCGCCATCCTGATCGAGAGTGCGCTGAGCTTCATGGGCCTGGGCGACCCCAACCTCATGAGCTGGGGTTTCATGATCGGCTCGGCCCGCACCATGCTGCGCCAGGCCTGGTGGATGAGCTTCTTCCCCGGCCTCGCCATCCTGCTGACCGTGCTGGCCATCAACCTGGTCGGCGAGGGACTCAACGACGTGCTGAATCCGAGGATCTCGCGCCAATGA
- a CDS encoding ABC transporter ATP-binding protein — translation MTASNSSSALLSIQDLSIVLPSSGDRAYAVERLSLDIAENEIVCLVGESGSGKSMTAHAILGLLPPRVTIDARSRVVLEGTDLTKLDDAAMRKLRGERISMVFQEPMSALNPLQRIGAQVAEALQLHNTAGLSATAIEERCIAIVDAVGLPSPRQIVRSYPFQLSGGQRQRVMIAMALLNNPRLLLADEPTTALDVTTQRQILDLIQTLQAERKMGVLFITHDFGVVADIADRVVVMRHGRVVEQGTRDAVLRHPQHEYTQALIAAVPGRHARSTALSGKTIEPLLKIEQLKKTFVSKSGLFSPPRTVVAADGIDLAIQDGETVSVVGESGSGKSTLGRMVMRLIEPDSGSITFAGQPVLGQDAAALRAYRKDVQIIFQDPFASLNPRQKVGDAIARGPMIYGASRADALKAAAALLERVGLGASAVNRFPHEFSGGQRQRISIARALALKPRLLIADEAVSALDVSIQSQVLALLAELKAELGLTMMFITHDLRVAAEISNSVVVMQKGRIVERGAPGQLFANPQHAYTRTLLGAMPGLDFFEHKLAA, via the coding sequence ATGACCGCCTCGAATTCATCCTCTGCGCTGCTGTCGATCCAGGACCTGTCGATCGTCCTGCCGAGCTCGGGCGACCGCGCCTACGCGGTGGAGCGCCTGTCGCTGGACATCGCCGAGAACGAGATCGTCTGCCTGGTCGGCGAATCGGGCTCGGGCAAGTCGATGACGGCGCACGCCATCCTCGGGCTGCTGCCGCCGCGCGTGACCATCGACGCCAGGAGCCGTGTCGTGCTCGAAGGCACGGACCTCACGAAGCTCGACGACGCCGCCATGCGCAAGCTGCGCGGCGAGCGCATCTCGATGGTGTTCCAGGAGCCAATGAGTGCGCTGAACCCGCTGCAGCGCATCGGCGCGCAGGTGGCCGAGGCGCTGCAACTGCACAACACGGCGGGCCTGAGTGCCACGGCCATCGAAGAACGCTGCATCGCGATCGTCGACGCGGTGGGCCTGCCCTCGCCCCGGCAGATCGTGCGCAGCTACCCCTTCCAGCTCTCCGGCGGTCAGCGCCAGCGCGTGATGATCGCGATGGCCTTGCTGAACAACCCGCGCCTGCTGCTGGCCGACGAGCCGACCACCGCACTCGACGTGACCACGCAGCGCCAGATCCTCGACCTGATCCAGACGCTGCAGGCCGAACGCAAGATGGGCGTGCTTTTCATCACGCACGACTTCGGCGTGGTGGCGGACATTGCCGACCGTGTGGTGGTGATGCGCCACGGCCGCGTGGTCGAGCAGGGCACGCGCGACGCGGTGCTGCGCCACCCGCAGCACGAGTACACGCAGGCACTGATCGCCGCGGTGCCGGGGCGCCATGCGCGCAGCACGGCGCTGTCCGGCAAGACGATCGAGCCGCTGCTGAAGATCGAGCAGCTGAAGAAGACCTTCGTCTCGAAGTCGGGCCTGTTCTCACCGCCGCGCACGGTGGTGGCAGCCGACGGCATCGACCTGGCCATCCAGGACGGCGAGACGGTGTCGGTGGTGGGCGAATCGGGCTCGGGCAAGTCGACGCTGGGCCGCATGGTGATGCGCCTGATCGAACCCGACAGCGGAAGCATCACCTTCGCCGGCCAGCCGGTGCTGGGGCAGGACGCGGCGGCGCTGCGCGCGTACCGCAAGGACGTGCAGATCATCTTCCAGGACCCCTTCGCCTCGCTCAACCCACGGCAGAAGGTGGGCGACGCGATCGCGCGCGGACCGATGATCTACGGTGCGTCACGCGCCGACGCGCTGAAGGCCGCCGCCGCGCTGCTGGAGCGCGTGGGACTCGGCGCCTCGGCCGTGAACCGCTTCCCGCACGAGTTCTCGGGCGGGCAGCGCCAGCGCATCTCGATCGCGCGCGCGCTGGCGCTCAAGCCGCGGCTGCTGATCGCCGACGAGGCCGTCTCGGCGCTCGACGTGTCGATCCAGTCGCAGGTGCTCGCACTGCTGGCCGAACTCAAGGCCGAGCTGGGCCTGACCATGATGTTCATCACCCACGACCTGCGCGTGGCCGCCGAGATCTCGAACTCGGTGGTGGTGATGCAGAAGGGCCGGATCGTCGAGCGCGGTGCACCGGGGCAGCTCTTCGCCAACCCGCAGCACGCGTACACGCGCACGCTGCTCGGTGCGATGCCGGGGCTGGACTTCTTCGAACACAAGCTGGCGGCATGA
- a CDS encoding ABC transporter substrate-binding protein codes for MKKREFHKLLLAGGALGLADFPLGLTQAFAQGTGGVKGGTLNSIVQPEPPILNLAVSQLTPTQMVSGKIFLSLLTYDVSLKPMPSLAKSWTISPDGKTYTFKLEPKAKWHDGKPLTSEDVVYTAMEFLPLTHPRAKAIFGRCESITAPDAHTVVFKLKEPFGPFIGAFDISNLPVMPKHIYAGTDVVKNPANLNPIGSGPFKLKEWVRGSHIHLVRNDDYFKPGLPYLDAIIYRVVPDGASRALALENGTVQLTQWTDLELFDAQRLSKKPNLAVTTKGYEYFAPIMWLEINNRNAPLNDKRFRKAVMHAIDRTFIKDKILYGFGKVATGPVNSKTKFYEPNVTTYDFSIAKAKALLDEMGLKPDAKGVRTTVRLPVSPYGEMVQRTCEYIRQSLAKVGIAVVLESTDPGSYTQRISNWDFDMNLSWLYQFGDPALGVTRNYVSSNIRKILFTNTEGYVNPQVDKLADEAAVAVEDAKRQALYSEMQKIIVDEVPIAWLVEMEFPTIYDKRLQNLVTSAIGIHESFDTVYFKG; via the coding sequence ATGAAGAAGCGCGAATTCCACAAGTTGTTGCTAGCGGGCGGCGCCCTGGGCCTGGCCGACTTTCCACTGGGCCTGACGCAGGCCTTCGCCCAGGGCACGGGCGGCGTCAAGGGCGGCACGCTCAACTCCATCGTCCAGCCCGAACCGCCGATCCTGAACCTGGCCGTGAGCCAGCTCACGCCGACGCAGATGGTGTCGGGCAAGATCTTCCTGAGCCTCCTGACCTACGACGTCAGCCTCAAGCCGATGCCCAGCCTGGCCAAGAGCTGGACCATCTCGCCCGACGGCAAGACCTACACCTTCAAGCTCGAGCCCAAGGCCAAGTGGCACGACGGCAAGCCGCTGACGTCCGAGGACGTGGTCTACACGGCGATGGAATTCCTGCCGCTCACGCATCCGCGCGCCAAGGCGATCTTCGGCCGCTGCGAATCGATCACCGCGCCCGACGCCCACACCGTGGTCTTCAAGCTCAAGGAGCCCTTCGGCCCCTTCATCGGCGCCTTCGACATCTCGAACCTGCCGGTGATGCCCAAGCACATCTATGCCGGCACCGACGTGGTCAAGAACCCGGCCAACCTGAACCCGATCGGCTCGGGCCCCTTCAAGCTGAAGGAATGGGTGCGCGGCTCGCACATCCACCTGGTGCGCAACGACGACTACTTCAAGCCCGGCCTGCCCTACCTGGACGCCATCATCTACCGCGTGGTGCCCGACGGCGCCTCGCGCGCGCTGGCGCTGGAGAACGGCACGGTGCAGCTCACGCAGTGGACCGACCTGGAACTGTTCGACGCCCAGCGCCTCTCCAAGAAGCCGAACCTGGCCGTCACGACCAAGGGCTACGAATACTTCGCGCCCATCATGTGGCTGGAGATCAACAACCGCAACGCGCCGCTGAACGACAAGCGCTTCCGCAAGGCGGTGATGCACGCGATCGACCGCACGTTCATCAAGGACAAGATCCTCTACGGCTTCGGCAAGGTCGCGACCGGCCCGGTCAACTCGAAGACGAAGTTCTACGAGCCAAACGTCACGACCTACGACTTCTCGATCGCCAAGGCCAAGGCGCTGCTCGACGAGATGGGCCTCAAGCCCGACGCCAAGGGCGTGCGCACCACCGTGCGCCTGCCGGTATCGCCCTACGGCGAGATGGTGCAGCGCACCTGCGAGTACATCCGCCAGTCGCTCGCCAAGGTCGGCATCGCGGTGGTGCTGGAGTCGACCGACCCGGGCAGCTACACGCAGCGCATCAGCAACTGGGACTTCGACATGAACCTGTCGTGGCTGTACCAGTTCGGGGACCCGGCACTGGGCGTGACGCGCAACTACGTGTCGAGCAACATCCGCAAGATCCTCTTCACGAACACCGAAGGCTACGTGAACCCGCAGGTCGACAAGCTGGCCGACGAGGCCGCCGTGGCGGTGGAGGATGCGAAGCGCCAGGCGCTGTACAGCGAGATGCAGAAGATCATCGTGGACGAGGTGCCGATCGCCTGGCTGGTCGAGATGGAATTCCCGACGATCTACGACAAGCGCCTGCAGAACCTGGTGACGAGCGCCATCGGCATCCACGAAAGCTTCGACACGGTCTACTTCAAGGGCTGA
- a CDS encoding serine hydrolase domain-containing protein: MTTTTSPSVDLGWHMGAPSLAIDPDALSPERMRARFSGMRETSPTVNVWRGAGPVSALPRALRNDIDALTFVPLGAQTPMRCDASLAANHTDGIVVLHRGQVVYESFDGPLKPHKPHVCMSVTKSLVGTLAAAEMVAGRIDPDALVPVYVPELTDSAWGNATVRQVMDMTTALQYDEDYANPAAEVWAYLRVAAQLPGMPAPAGSPIGIRAFLQTLRANGTHGERYAYKTVNTEVLGWILCNVTGLPLEQLIEERLWTPMGAVQDAYFVVDPRGQAGAGGAFSGALRDMARFGETMRCRGFFNGRQIVPEAAVADVERGADPAHFAQAGYTLLPGWSYRNQWWMTHNAHGAYCARGIHGQNIYVDPKAEMVIARFASHPKAASANTDPTTLPAYHALAQHLISAS, encoded by the coding sequence ATGACGACCACCACATCGCCCTCCGTCGATCTGGGCTGGCACATGGGCGCGCCCTCGCTGGCGATCGACCCCGATGCGCTGTCGCCCGAACGCATGCGTGCGCGCTTCAGCGGCATGCGCGAGACCAGCCCGACGGTGAACGTATGGCGCGGCGCCGGGCCGGTCAGTGCCTTGCCGCGCGCGCTGCGCAACGACATCGATGCTCTGACCTTCGTGCCGCTCGGCGCGCAGACGCCGATGCGCTGTGACGCCTCGCTCGCCGCGAACCACACCGACGGCATCGTCGTGCTGCACCGCGGCCAGGTCGTCTACGAGTCCTTCGACGGTCCGCTCAAGCCCCACAAACCGCACGTCTGCATGTCGGTGACCAAGTCGTTGGTCGGCACGCTGGCCGCGGCGGAGATGGTGGCCGGCCGCATCGACCCCGACGCGCTGGTGCCCGTGTACGTGCCCGAACTCACCGACAGCGCCTGGGGCAACGCCACCGTGCGCCAGGTGATGGACATGACCACCGCGCTGCAGTACGACGAGGACTACGCCAATCCAGCCGCCGAGGTGTGGGCCTATCTGCGCGTGGCCGCCCAGCTGCCCGGCATGCCCGCGCCCGCCGGCAGCCCGATCGGCATCCGCGCATTCCTGCAGACCCTCCGCGCCAACGGCACGCACGGCGAACGCTACGCCTACAAGACGGTCAACACCGAAGTGCTCGGCTGGATCCTCTGCAACGTGACCGGCCTGCCCCTCGAGCAACTCATCGAGGAACGCCTGTGGACGCCGATGGGCGCCGTGCAGGACGCGTACTTCGTGGTCGACCCGCGTGGCCAGGCCGGTGCCGGCGGCGCCTTCAGCGGTGCGCTGCGCGACATGGCGCGGTTCGGGGAGACGATGCGCTGCCGGGGCTTCTTCAACGGCCGGCAGATCGTTCCGGAAGCCGCCGTGGCCGACGTGGAGCGCGGCGCCGACCCCGCGCACTTCGCGCAGGCCGGCTACACGCTGCTGCCCGGCTGGAGCTACCGCAACCAGTGGTGGATGACGCACAACGCGCACGGGGCGTACTGCGCGCGCGGCATCCACGGCCAGAATATCTATGTCGATCCGAAGGCCGAGATGGTGATCGCGCGCTTCGCATCGCACCCGAAAGCGGCGAGCGCGAACACCGACCCGACCACGCTGCCGGCGTACCACGCGCTGGCTCAACATCTGATATCCGCTTCATGA
- a CDS encoding AraC family transcriptional regulator, whose translation MHSLNPVRSQLAVDYQDIPRPVSMIIVEHDPEPSMIVPRHSHPRAQLAYAVKGMFTLHTQEGAWLVPPNRAVWVPGGIEHEMHARGQPVSNRSLYIQPDASPDLPDECCVIEVSPLMRQLIIEAIDIPLLYDEAGRDGRVMRLILDEICAAPKVPLHVPMPNDPRLLRICKALLADPGREGDLEDWARFGALGRRTLTRLFRDETGITFTMWRQQLRLMEALRRLSMGTAVTTVAMDLGYESPSAFTAMFRRVMGKTPKHYLGRNDIDAD comes from the coding sequence ATGCACAGTCTGAATCCCGTCCGCAGCCAGCTCGCCGTCGATTACCAGGACATCCCGCGACCGGTCTCGATGATCATCGTGGAACACGACCCCGAGCCGTCGATGATCGTCCCGCGCCACTCGCATCCGCGCGCGCAGCTGGCCTATGCGGTCAAGGGCATGTTCACGCTGCACACCCAGGAAGGCGCCTGGCTGGTGCCGCCCAACCGCGCCGTGTGGGTGCCCGGCGGCATCGAGCATGAAATGCACGCGCGCGGCCAGCCCGTGTCGAACCGCTCGCTCTACATCCAGCCCGACGCGTCGCCCGACCTGCCCGACGAATGCTGCGTGATCGAGGTGTCGCCGCTGATGCGCCAGCTCATCATCGAGGCCATCGATATCCCGCTGCTGTACGACGAGGCGGGGCGCGACGGCCGCGTGATGCGGCTCATCCTCGACGAGATCTGCGCGGCGCCCAAGGTGCCGCTGCACGTGCCGATGCCCAACGACCCGCGCCTGCTGCGCATCTGCAAGGCGCTGCTGGCCGACCCGGGCCGCGAAGGCGACCTCGAGGACTGGGCGCGTTTCGGGGCCTTGGGTCGCCGCACGCTCACGCGGCTGTTCCGCGACGAAACCGGCATCACCTTCACGATGTGGCGCCAGCAACTGCGCCTGATGGAGGCGCTGCGGCGCCTCTCGATGGGCACCGCCGTCACCACCGTGGCGATGGACCTGGGCTACGAGAGCCCCAGCGCCTTCACCGCCATGTTCCGCCGCGTGATGGGCAAGACGCCCAAGCACTACTTGGGCAGAAACGACATCGACGCGGACTGA
- a CDS encoding ArgE/DapE family deacylase yields the protein MQATTPEVVADEAAIAAAAHALRGEAVAMLSELVTHPSLLGHEQSAQTFMAKAFAGLGLQVDEFQIDEEKLKAHPGYSPSIVSYEGRTNVVGIHRPGGPFKGNSLIFNGHIDVVPTGAEVLWTDSPFSGKVDGDRLYGRGASDMKAGIVAYTMAFQALKSLGLEPASPVYFQSVIEEECTGNGALACLVEGYRADAAVIPEPIAENGVMTCQMGVLWLAIEVLGKPVHASVAQTGVGAIDFTMYLFGELKKLEAKWNAPSARYRSYAHHNHPVNFNLGKISGGEWASSVPSACRADVRIGFYPDMKVAEAKQQVEAVLAAAYEAHPAHAALSYKIIYEGFQADGCHVPDDAPIVVAISQCHKDVVGQTLVPTAFTGTTDTKFFNLYGETPAICYGPSGGANIHGIDEWVSIDSLMQTTAVLAVFMARWCGVNQRA from the coding sequence ATGCAAGCAACCACCCCCGAAGTCGTGGCGGACGAAGCCGCCATCGCCGCCGCCGCCCATGCCCTGCGGGGCGAGGCCGTCGCCATGCTGAGCGAACTGGTCACGCACCCGTCGCTGCTCGGCCACGAGCAGAGCGCGCAGACCTTCATGGCGAAGGCCTTCGCCGGCCTCGGCCTGCAGGTGGACGAATTCCAGATCGACGAGGAGAAGCTGAAGGCCCACCCGGGCTACTCGCCCTCGATCGTCTCGTACGAAGGCCGCACCAACGTGGTCGGCATCCACCGCCCTGGTGGCCCGTTCAAGGGCAACTCGCTGATCTTCAACGGCCACATCGACGTGGTGCCCACCGGCGCCGAGGTGCTGTGGACCGATTCGCCCTTCTCCGGCAAGGTCGACGGCGACCGGCTGTACGGCCGCGGCGCGTCGGACATGAAGGCGGGCATCGTGGCCTACACGATGGCCTTCCAGGCGCTCAAGTCGCTGGGGCTCGAACCCGCGTCGCCGGTGTACTTCCAGTCGGTGATCGAGGAGGAATGCACCGGCAACGGCGCGCTGGCCTGCCTGGTGGAAGGCTACCGCGCCGATGCGGCCGTCATCCCCGAGCCGATCGCCGAGAACGGCGTCATGACCTGCCAGATGGGCGTGCTGTGGCTGGCCATCGAGGTGCTGGGCAAGCCGGTGCACGCCTCGGTCGCGCAGACCGGCGTGGGCGCCATCGACTTCACGATGTACCTCTTCGGCGAGCTGAAGAAGCTCGAAGCCAAGTGGAACGCGCCGAGCGCGCGCTACCGCAGCTACGCGCACCACAACCATCCGGTGAACTTCAACCTGGGGAAGATCAGCGGCGGCGAGTGGGCCTCGTCGGTGCCCTCGGCCTGCCGCGCCGACGTGCGCATCGGCTTCTACCCCGACATGAAGGTCGCAGAGGCCAAGCAGCAGGTCGAGGCCGTGCTGGCCGCCGCCTACGAAGCCCACCCGGCCCATGCGGCGCTGAGCTACAAGATCATCTACGAAGGCTTCCAGGCCGACGGCTGCCATGTGCCGGACGACGCACCCATCGTCGTCGCCATCTCGCAGTGCCACAAGGACGTCGTCGGACAGACGCTGGTGCCGACCGCCTTCACCGGCACGACGGACACCAAGTTCTTCAACCTCTACGGCGAGACGCCCGCCATCTGCTACGGCCCCTCGGGCGGCGCCAACATCCACGGCATCGACGAGTGGGTGTCGATCGACAGCCTGATGCAGACGACCGCGGTGCTGGCGGTGTTCATGGCGCGCTGGTGCGGGGTGAACCAGCGGGCTTGA
- a CDS encoding 2-hydroxyacid dehydrogenase, which translates to MTAPTVVALLSQTAKLDFLRPMLEAANPSLDVVIWPDPRCFEAEVAVCWNSPPGVYAKMPRLRLVHSIAAGVDNVVAGQDVSALPVCRVVDPMLAEGMLQFVLWGVLHFHRKLDQAMASQRIQEWKRPRQTPASSCRVGLMGMGELGGHIAKRLPSLGYPVSGWARTPREIPGMTMFSGEESYDAFLAQTDVLVCLLPLTAQTRGILGERTFSALPQGAALIHCGRGEHLVEDDLVAALGSGQLRGAIVDVFEQEPLPADHPLWTTPGLVVTPHMATMATYDVVVQQVVRNIGQMHEGAPYFNQVDMARGY; encoded by the coding sequence ATGACTGCTCCTACCGTCGTCGCCCTCCTGAGCCAAACGGCCAAGCTCGATTTCCTGCGCCCCATGCTGGAGGCCGCCAACCCCTCGCTCGATGTCGTCATCTGGCCCGATCCGCGCTGCTTCGAGGCCGAAGTCGCAGTGTGCTGGAACTCCCCGCCCGGGGTCTACGCGAAGATGCCCCGGCTGCGCCTGGTGCACAGCATCGCCGCCGGCGTCGACAACGTGGTCGCCGGGCAGGACGTGAGCGCCTTGCCTGTCTGCCGTGTGGTCGACCCCATGCTGGCCGAAGGCATGCTGCAGTTCGTGCTGTGGGGCGTGCTGCATTTCCACCGCAAGCTCGACCAGGCGATGGCCAGCCAGCGCATTCAGGAGTGGAAACGCCCGCGACAGACGCCCGCGTCGTCGTGCCGCGTCGGGCTGATGGGCATGGGCGAACTCGGCGGCCACATCGCCAAGCGCTTGCCCTCCCTCGGCTACCCCGTGAGCGGCTGGGCACGCACGCCGCGCGAGATCCCGGGCATGACGATGTTCAGCGGCGAAGAAAGCTACGACGCCTTCCTTGCGCAGACCGACGTGCTGGTGTGCCTGCTGCCGCTGACGGCGCAGACGCGCGGCATCCTCGGCGAACGCACCTTCTCGGCCCTGCCCCAGGGCGCGGCGCTGATCCACTGCGGCCGCGGCGAGCACCTGGTCGAGGACGACCTGGTCGCGGCGCTGGGCAGCGGCCAGCTGCGTGGCGCCATCGTCGACGTGTTCGAGCAGGAGCCGCTCCCCGCCGACCACCCGTTGTGGACCACGCCGGGCCTGGTCGTCACGCCCCACATGGCGACCATGGCCACCTACGACGTGGTGGTGCAGCAGGTGGTGCGCAACATCGGCCAGATGCACGAAGGCGCCCCCTACTTCAACCAGGTCGACATGGCGCGCGGGTATTGA
- a CDS encoding alpha/beta hydrolase, whose amino-acid sequence MSQLDPAFAASTQGAKPAPLDPQIRTFVQRMSADASKFPRRDTVSIAEGRAIAEQVRAPWAAGGPVMARTTEQRVPTRHGEVLIRTYEPKERRMPGAFFYIHGGGFVLFSIDTHDRLMREYAERAGIMVIGINYTRAPEAQFPQPIEECIDTVNWLVAHAADIGFDPKQFFIGGDSAGGNLSLCTAMHFRDVGHSPIRGMVLNYAGCSTDLYQDSVVRYGAGDYGLSLHMMVWFYRNYLGRKADYTDPRMNLLDADLHDIPPAFLVIAECDPLYDGQIEMIDTMQAAGVDVDAKVYQGTVHSFLEAVSIADVASAAFDDTVRWLQKHA is encoded by the coding sequence ATGAGCCAGCTCGACCCCGCCTTCGCCGCATCGACCCAGGGCGCCAAGCCCGCGCCGCTCGACCCGCAGATTCGGACCTTCGTTCAGCGCATGAGCGCCGACGCATCGAAGTTTCCGCGGCGCGACACGGTGTCGATCGCCGAAGGCCGCGCCATCGCCGAACAGGTGCGCGCGCCCTGGGCGGCCGGCGGCCCGGTGATGGCGCGCACCACCGAGCAGCGGGTGCCGACGCGCCACGGCGAAGTGCTGATCCGCACCTACGAGCCGAAGGAACGCCGCATGCCCGGCGCCTTCTTCTATATCCACGGCGGCGGCTTCGTGCTGTTCAGCATCGACACGCATGACCGGCTGATGCGCGAGTACGCCGAGCGCGCCGGCATCATGGTGATCGGCATCAACTACACGCGCGCGCCGGAAGCGCAATTCCCGCAGCCGATCGAGGAATGCATCGACACGGTGAACTGGCTCGTCGCGCACGCGGCCGACATCGGCTTCGACCCGAAGCAGTTCTTCATCGGCGGCGACTCGGCCGGCGGCAACCTGTCGCTGTGCACCGCGATGCACTTTCGCGATGTCGGCCACAGCCCGATCCGCGGCATGGTGCTCAACTACGCGGGCTGCAGCACCGACCTGTACCAGGACTCGGTGGTGCGCTACGGCGCGGGCGACTACGGCCTGTCGCTGCACATGATGGTGTGGTTCTACCGGAACTACCTGGGTCGCAAGGCCGACTACACCGACCCGCGCATGAACCTGCTGGACGCCGACCTGCACGACATTCCGCCGGCCTTCCTGGTCATCGCCGAATGCGATCCGCTGTACGACGGTCAGATCGAGATGATCGACACGATGCAGGCCGCCGGCGTCGATGTCGACGCGAAGGTCTACCAGGGCACGGTGCACAGCTTCCTCGAAGCCGTCTCGATCGCCGATGTGGCGAGCGCGGCCTTCGACGACACGGTGCGCTGGCTGCAGAAGCACGCCTGA